The Herminiimonas arsenitoxidans genome window below encodes:
- a CDS encoding acyl-CoA dehydrogenase family protein produces the protein MRNTGIHGEPGGIGSHGYIRFENVRLLADALLGGEGEGFAVAQARLGGGRVHHAMRTVGQCQIAIEMMCERAVSRSTKGSMLGDKQTVQGYLADSWIELKHSAYKSCRLPG, from the coding sequence TTGCGCAATACCGGCATACACGGTGAGCCTGGAGGTATAGGTTCGCACGGCTATATTCGTTTTGAGAATGTGCGTCTGCTAGCCGATGCCTTGCTGGGCGGCGAAGGCGAAGGCTTTGCTGTAGCGCAGGCGCGTCTGGGCGGTGGCCGTGTGCATCATGCGATGCGTACTGTCGGTCAGTGCCAGATCGCCATCGAAATGATGTGTGAACGCGCAGTCAGCCGTAGCACCAAAGGCAGCATGTTGGGCGACAAGCAAACTGTTCAGGGTTATCTCGCCGATTCATGGATAGAACTTAAACATTCCGCTTACAAGTCTTGCAGACTGCCTGGTTGA